The Peribacillus simplex genome contains a region encoding:
- a CDS encoding MBL fold metallo-hydrolase — protein MKITVIGCWGGYPAKNEASSGYLLEYEDFRILLDCGSGVLSQLQNHMKPEDLGAVVLSHYHPDHVADIGVLQHAAFIQQILGSEKRTIPIYGHDLDEVEFGKLTYKDVTEGIAYTADQPLTIGPCKFTFMKTNHPVPCFAMRIEAENHSIVYTGDSSYMDELADFAKDANVLLCESNFYSDMDGSKAGHMTAREAGMLAEKADVQLLLLTHLPHYGNLEQLKEEASEVFKREIAVAKTNLEFQL, from the coding sequence ATGAAAATCACCGTAATTGGCTGCTGGGGCGGTTATCCAGCTAAAAATGAGGCAAGTTCCGGCTATTTGCTTGAATATGAAGATTTTCGCATTCTGCTTGATTGTGGCAGCGGTGTTCTATCACAGCTGCAAAACCATATGAAGCCGGAGGATCTTGGTGCAGTTGTATTATCCCACTATCATCCGGATCATGTAGCGGATATTGGTGTCCTGCAGCACGCTGCGTTCATACAGCAGATATTGGGCAGCGAAAAAAGGACGATTCCTATCTATGGTCATGATTTGGACGAAGTCGAGTTTGGTAAGTTAACTTATAAAGACGTGACAGAGGGGATAGCCTACACTGCTGATCAACCGTTAACCATTGGACCGTGTAAATTTACGTTCATGAAAACAAACCATCCAGTCCCTTGTTTTGCAATGAGGATTGAAGCTGAAAATCATTCGATAGTTTACACAGGGGATAGTTCATATATGGATGAGCTTGCAGATTTCGCTAAAGACGCAAATGTTTTACTATGTGAAAGTAACTTTTACAGTGATATGGATGGCTCAAAGGCGGGGCATATGACGGCAAGAGAAGCGGGCATGCTAGCGGAAAAGGCTGACGTCCAGCTTTTGCTGTTAACTCATCTCCCTCATTATGGGAATCTAGAACAACTGAAAGAAGAAGCATCCGAGGTATTCAAAAGGGAAATAGCTGTAGCTAAAACCAATCTCGAATTCCAACTATAA
- the yhfH gene encoding protein YhfH, translating into MIQSSVEFFKNLPPKQCMECGKKIEEQHECYGNHCDHCLSGE; encoded by the coding sequence ATGATTCAAAGTAGCGTTGAGTTCTTTAAAAACCTGCCTCCGAAACAATGCATGGAATGCGGAAAAAAAATCGAAGAACAGCACGAATGTTATGGAAACCACTGTGATCATTGCCTTTCTGGAGAGTAG
- a CDS encoding lipoate--protein ligase, which translates to MLFIDNKGITDPRINLAIEEYALKHLNIDETYLLFYINRPSIIIGRNQNTIEEINADYVDGNGITVVRRLSGGGAVYHDLGNLNFSFITRDDGDSFHNFKKFTQPVVETLEKLGIHAELSGRNDILAEGKKISGNAMFSTKGRMFSHGTLLFQSEMDHIVSALKVKKDKIESKGIKSIRSRVGNIADFLKEPMSVEEFRSFLLQNIFKDSGKVTEYVLTETDWEKIHKISEERYQNWEWNYGKSPKFNLQNSHRFPVGSVDIRLEVNRGIIENCKIYGDFFGVGEVADIEQKLTGIRYEKEAISRVLDEIDVRHYFGNVTKEEILALIY; encoded by the coding sequence GTGCTTTTTATTGATAATAAGGGAATTACAGATCCAAGAATTAACCTGGCCATAGAAGAATATGCGCTTAAACATTTAAATATAGATGAAACCTACCTTCTATTTTACATTAATCGTCCTTCAATCATCATAGGAAGAAATCAAAATACGATTGAAGAAATCAATGCCGATTATGTAGATGGAAATGGCATTACAGTTGTTCGCCGCCTTTCCGGGGGGGGAGCGGTTTATCATGACCTGGGGAATCTCAATTTCAGTTTCATTACGAGGGACGATGGGGATAGTTTCCACAATTTCAAAAAATTCACCCAGCCTGTCGTGGAAACGCTTGAGAAACTTGGAATACATGCTGAATTGAGCGGTCGTAACGATATACTGGCTGAAGGAAAGAAAATCTCGGGAAACGCGATGTTTTCAACGAAGGGCAGAATGTTCAGTCATGGGACATTGCTGTTTCAATCAGAAATGGATCACATTGTATCCGCTTTAAAAGTGAAAAAAGATAAAATCGAGTCCAAAGGGATAAAATCAATAAGAAGCCGTGTCGGTAATATCGCTGATTTCTTAAAAGAACCGATGTCTGTTGAAGAGTTCCGTTCATTCCTTCTGCAAAATATTTTCAAAGATAGCGGAAAGGTTACAGAGTACGTTCTAACGGAGACGGATTGGGAGAAAATTCACAAAATCTCTGAAGAAAGGTATCAAAACTGGGAATGGAATTACGGAAAATCGCCTAAATTCAACTTGCAAAACTCACATAGATTCCCTGTGGGGTCTGTTGATATCCGCCTTGAAGTGAACAGGGGAATCATTGAAAATTGTAAAATCTATGGTGATTTCTTCGGGGTCGGAGAGGTTGCGGATATTGAACAAAAGCTTACTGGAATACGTTATGAAAAGGAAGCAATCAGCAGGGTACTAGATGAGATCGATGTTCGTCATTATTTTGGCAATGTAACGAAAGAAGAAATATTGGCACTAATATATTAA
- a CDS encoding LuxR C-terminal-related transcriptional regulator, whose protein sequence is MKSIRLLIYGDQGGYEEFIEKEEDIKVIGVTGNEMDPLDFNHTPSVMPDVILIDARSSGKYGQEVMPILKVIYPSTPFLIFTAYSEDHYLIEAICHGAAGYVLQDGGTKHVLSAIRQCANGQIVYPASFKSFLMKKLQQDVERSPVTLDKAIEKLGAFSKREYELLILLTQGETNQQISKKLFLSIGTVKNYISRIYRKLNVNNRPELMALLYRFQKSGMKR, encoded by the coding sequence ATGAAATCGATTAGGCTATTGATATATGGTGATCAGGGAGGCTATGAGGAATTCATCGAAAAAGAAGAAGACATTAAGGTCATAGGGGTGACTGGAAATGAAATGGACCCTCTTGATTTTAATCACACACCTTCAGTCATGCCAGATGTCATTCTTATTGATGCCCGGTCATCAGGAAAGTATGGACAGGAAGTCATGCCAATCCTAAAGGTAATATATCCATCCACTCCTTTCCTCATTTTTACTGCCTATTCAGAAGATCATTATCTTATCGAAGCGATATGCCATGGTGCAGCAGGTTATGTGTTACAGGATGGCGGAACGAAACATGTGCTGTCGGCAATCCGTCAATGTGCCAACGGTCAGATAGTTTATCCTGCCTCATTTAAATCATTTTTAATGAAGAAGCTGCAGCAGGATGTTGAAAGATCACCAGTAACTTTGGATAAGGCAATCGAAAAATTGGGAGCCTTTTCTAAACGCGAGTATGAACTGCTTATCCTGCTGACCCAAGGTGAAACAAATCAGCAAATCTCAAAAAAACTTTTTTTATCCATCGGCACGGTAAAAAACTATATAAGCCGTATTTACAGAAAACTGAATGTTAATAATCGACCGGAGCTTATGGCACTTTTGTATAGATTTCAAAAAAGCGGGATGAAGAGATGA
- a CDS encoding antibiotic biosynthesis monooxygenase family protein: MNVFITSGSFNFLKSKKDKHPNENILLMQNPDTTVLLHETAGKTLFSSPRKYEVVDGKGNLQDHGYVVMNNIPVSEEGRPVFEHRFKNRAGFIENEPGFVALRVLRPINSDTYVILTIWEKQTDFLNWKKSSSFQKAHNSDSKAPITNSSQKMFSGEAYVTQYTLVKDSEE; the protein is encoded by the coding sequence ATGAATGTATTCATCACATCAGGCAGTTTCAATTTTTTGAAAAGCAAAAAAGATAAGCATCCGAATGAAAATATATTACTTATGCAAAATCCTGACACTACAGTACTTTTACATGAAACAGCAGGAAAAACGCTCTTCAGCTCTCCTCGTAAGTATGAAGTAGTTGATGGGAAAGGAAACCTTCAGGATCATGGGTATGTAGTCATGAACAATATACCCGTCAGTGAAGAAGGAAGGCCGGTATTCGAACATCGTTTTAAAAACAGGGCAGGATTCATTGAGAATGAACCAGGTTTCGTCGCACTTCGTGTACTGCGGCCAATCAACTCTGACACTTATGTAATCTTGACGATTTGGGAGAAACAAACCGATTTCCTGAACTGGAAGAAATCCAGTTCCTTTCAGAAGGCGCATAACAGCGACTCCAAAGCTCCCATTACGAATTCTAGCCAGAAGATGTTTTCAGGTGAAGCCTATGTAACGCAGTATACTTTGGTGAAGGATTCAGAAGAATAA
- the hemH gene encoding ferrochelatase, with product MSRKKMGLLVMAYGTPYTEEDIERYYTHIRHGRRPSDELIADLKGRYEAIGGLSPLAKITEGQAEALEKKLNSVQEEVEFKAYLGLKHIEPFVEDAVKQMHEDGIKEAVSIVLAPHFSTFSVKSYNGRAQDEAAKLGDLTITSVESWYDEPKFIQYWVDQVKEVIGKMTSEERDNFALIVSAHSLPEKILQSGDPYPNQLKETADMIAEGAGVTNYAVGWQSAGQTPEPWLGPDVQDLTRDLHQTKGYKAFIYIPVGFVAEHLEVLYDNDYECKVVTEEIGAGYYRPDMPNVKPEFIDALATIILNKLQEK from the coding sequence ATGTCAAGAAAAAAAATGGGCCTTTTAGTCATGGCTTATGGTACTCCATACACGGAAGAGGATATTGAAAGATATTATACACATATTCGTCATGGGAGACGGCCAAGCGATGAATTGATTGCCGACCTAAAAGGCAGATATGAAGCGATCGGTGGATTATCCCCGCTTGCAAAAATAACGGAAGGACAAGCTGAAGCCCTGGAAAAGAAATTGAATTCCGTTCAGGAAGAAGTTGAATTCAAGGCATATCTTGGACTGAAACATATTGAACCTTTTGTTGAAGACGCAGTGAAACAAATGCATGAAGATGGAATCAAAGAAGCGGTCAGTATAGTATTGGCACCGCATTTTTCAACATTCAGCGTGAAGTCTTATAATGGACGCGCCCAGGATGAAGCCGCTAAATTGGGGGACCTGACCATCACTTCCGTTGAAAGCTGGTATGATGAGCCGAAATTCATTCAATATTGGGTAGACCAAGTAAAAGAAGTAATCGGGAAAATGACCTCGGAAGAACGCGATAACTTCGCTTTGATTGTGTCTGCACATAGCCTCCCTGAAAAAATCCTGCAATCAGGAGATCCGTATCCAAATCAACTGAAAGAAACGGCAGACATGATTGCTGAAGGAGCAGGTGTTACCAATTATGCAGTAGGCTGGCAAAGCGCTGGACAAACACCTGAACCATGGTTGGGACCTGATGTACAGGATTTAACCAGAGATCTTCATCAAACAAAAGGTTATAAAGCTTTCATTTATATTCCTGTTGGCTTTGTTGCCGAGCACCTTGAAGTCCTTTATGATAACGATTATGAATGTAAGGTTGTGACGGAAGAAATTGGTGCAGGTTACTATAGACCGGATATGCCGAATGTTAAACCTGAATTCATCGATGCTTTGGCCACAATCATTTTAAACAAATTACAGGAAAAGTGA
- a CDS encoding M20 family metallopeptidase produces MIQRLHDLLEGSYEEMVSIRRYLHQHPELSFQETQTAAFIAGYYEKLGIEHRTNVGGNGVIAKITGNKPGKTVALRADFDALPIQDEKEVPYKSSVPGVMHACGHDGHTATLLVLAKNLNDLKDELEGEYVFIHQHAEEYAPGGAKPMIEAGCLDGVDVIFGTHLWATVPTGTVQYAYGPLMAAADRFEITIQGQGGHGAQPHKTRDAIVVGSQLVMALQQIVSRRLNPIDSAVITVGSFVADNAFNVIADKARIIGTVRTFKDDVRSFISEEMERVVKGTCIAADCTYEYQYFQGYPAVIPHVEETKFLIESTESVKEVLNTEEIDPDMTGEDFSYYLQNVKGTFFFTGAKPKNEHTYPHHHPLFDIDEKAMLIAAKILGTAAITYHNKKQSSQKVNESLLR; encoded by the coding sequence ATGATACAGCGATTACACGATCTTCTAGAAGGTTCATATGAAGAAATGGTTTCCATCAGACGTTATCTTCATCAACATCCCGAGCTTTCTTTTCAAGAAACCCAAACGGCGGCATTCATCGCTGGGTATTATGAAAAACTTGGAATCGAACATCGGACGAATGTAGGCGGTAATGGTGTTATTGCCAAGATCACAGGCAATAAGCCTGGTAAAACCGTAGCTTTGCGCGCTGATTTCGACGCCTTACCCATTCAGGATGAAAAAGAAGTTCCCTATAAATCTTCCGTACCCGGGGTTATGCATGCGTGTGGACACGATGGCCATACAGCGACACTCCTTGTCCTTGCAAAAAATCTGAATGATCTGAAGGATGAGCTCGAAGGTGAATATGTATTTATCCATCAGCATGCTGAAGAATATGCTCCAGGAGGTGCCAAACCGATGATTGAGGCTGGCTGCCTTGATGGGGTGGATGTAATTTTCGGTACCCATTTATGGGCTACGGTCCCTACCGGAACAGTCCAATACGCTTATGGACCCCTGATGGCCGCTGCTGACCGTTTTGAAATCACCATTCAAGGGCAGGGCGGACATGGAGCCCAGCCGCATAAGACCCGTGATGCAATCGTTGTCGGCTCCCAGCTAGTCATGGCCCTACAGCAAATCGTAAGCCGCCGCCTTAACCCAATAGATTCTGCAGTCATTACCGTCGGTTCCTTTGTAGCGGATAATGCCTTTAACGTCATTGCAGATAAGGCTAGAATAATCGGGACCGTCCGCACTTTCAAGGATGATGTCCGTTCATTCATAAGCGAGGAAATGGAGCGGGTTGTTAAAGGAACCTGCATAGCTGCGGACTGCACTTATGAATATCAATACTTTCAGGGTTATCCAGCTGTTATTCCACATGTTGAAGAAACCAAATTCCTCATCGAAAGCACTGAATCCGTCAAGGAAGTTTTGAATACAGAGGAAATTGACCCGGATATGACAGGTGAAGATTTTTCTTATTATTTACAAAATGTGAAAGGTACATTCTTCTTTACAGGGGCCAAGCCAAAAAATGAACATACATATCCTCATCATCATCCTTTGTTTGACATCGATGAAAAAGCGATGCTCATTGCAGCCAAAATATTAGGCACTGCAGCTATAACCTATCACAATAAGAAACAATCATCGCAAAAGGTGAATGAATCTTTATTACGGTAA
- a CDS encoding TetR/AcrR family transcriptional regulator — translation MSVDRKKLILEAATKSFSLFGYKATTMDQVAKIANVGKGTIYTFYKNKEELFKEIVQRMIEEMKYEAEQSLDDQLSFFENLHRAVYRILEFRQEHQLSLKLLQEEREIGTPAVQEMVNEMEEAIVSYIKEKLKIAIDKGYIQPCDPEITAFLMLKMYLALIFDWERNHAPLEKEEIAELFKIYLFKGLSVK, via the coding sequence ATGTCTGTTGATCGTAAAAAATTGATTTTGGAAGCCGCGACCAAGTCGTTTTCACTATTTGGATATAAGGCAACGACGATGGATCAAGTCGCTAAAATTGCCAATGTGGGAAAAGGGACCATTTATACCTTTTATAAAAATAAAGAAGAGCTGTTTAAAGAAATCGTTCAGCGGATGATAGAGGAAATGAAATATGAGGCGGAACAATCTTTGGATGATCAACTCTCCTTTTTTGAAAATCTGCATCGGGCCGTTTATCGAATTCTGGAGTTCAGGCAGGAACATCAATTATCTTTAAAACTTCTTCAGGAAGAGCGGGAAATTGGTACGCCGGCCGTTCAGGAAATGGTTAATGAAATGGAAGAAGCCATTGTATCCTACATTAAGGAAAAACTAAAAATAGCGATTGATAAGGGCTATATACAGCCTTGCGATCCAGAGATAACAGCTTTCCTGATGCTAAAGATGTACCTTGCCCTGATTTTTGATTGGGAAAGGAACCATGCCCCATTAGAGAAAGAGGAAATTGCTGAACTATTTAAAATATATCTGTTCAAAGGATTATCCGTAAAGTGA
- a CDS encoding fatty acid--CoA ligase family protein, translating into MNLSEQLHQMALKKADKPAYYFMDQSTSYGELDKAVTKFADELHRLGVSKGDNIALLLGNSPHFIISLYGAMRAGATVIPINPIYTPDEIGYILNNGDVKVVVALDKLLPLLEKMNPILSSVEKYVICESQQDNGDISEFNIYPKMKSFTKMIESGDDCFKGPKLDPEDTAIILYTSGTTGKPKGAMLTHTNIYSNAHDIGEYLKISESDRVITTLPMFHVFSLTVVVNAPLISGGTLLIVPQFSPKEIFRQIKKYEATVFAGVPTMYNFLFQYPEAKEDALKSLRICISGGSAMPVSLLESFEQKFNVRVSEGYGLSEASPVTCFNPLDRPRKSGSIGTSILRVENKVVNELGEEVPINEVGELVVRGPNVMKGYYKMPEESAAALKNGWLYTGDLARMDDEGYFFIVDRKKELIIVGGYNVYPREVEEILYAHPEVVEAAAIGVPDPNQGEVVKCFVVKKNNALTEEELLAYCMEHLAKYKVPAKIEFLDELPKNATGKILRRSLKNHVLQN; encoded by the coding sequence ATGAATTTATCTGAACAGCTTCATCAAATGGCTTTAAAAAAGGCGGATAAGCCAGCATATTACTTTATGGATCAATCCACTTCATATGGGGAATTGGATAAAGCCGTTACGAAGTTCGCAGACGAATTACATAGGCTTGGTGTTTCAAAAGGTGATAACATTGCGCTGTTATTAGGCAACTCTCCACATTTCATCATTTCGTTGTATGGGGCTATGCGAGCAGGGGCAACCGTAATTCCTATCAATCCAATTTACACACCTGACGAGATTGGTTATATCCTGAATAATGGCGATGTAAAGGTTGTTGTGGCATTAGATAAGCTTCTACCCCTACTAGAGAAAATGAACCCGATTCTCTCAAGCGTAGAAAAATATGTTATTTGTGAATCGCAGCAGGATAATGGGGATATTAGCGAATTTAACATCTACCCAAAAATGAAATCGTTTACAAAAATGATCGAATCGGGGGATGACTGCTTTAAAGGTCCAAAACTGGATCCTGAGGATACGGCAATCATACTCTATACTTCCGGAACAACGGGGAAACCAAAGGGGGCCATGCTCACACATACCAATATCTACTCCAATGCACATGATATTGGTGAATATTTAAAAATCTCGGAAAGTGACCGTGTCATTACAACATTGCCAATGTTCCATGTTTTCAGTTTAACGGTCGTTGTGAATGCCCCATTGATAAGCGGAGGCACGCTTTTAATTGTCCCGCAATTCAGTCCAAAGGAAATATTCAGGCAAATCAAAAAATATGAAGCAACCGTTTTTGCTGGAGTGCCTACGATGTATAACTTTCTTTTCCAATACCCAGAGGCGAAAGAAGATGCTTTGAAGTCGTTGCGGATATGCATATCGGGCGGATCCGCCATGCCAGTGTCCCTGCTTGAATCATTCGAGCAAAAATTTAATGTCAGGGTTTCAGAAGGATATGGCTTATCCGAGGCATCCCCTGTTACCTGCTTCAATCCTTTGGATCGTCCAAGAAAGTCGGGATCCATCGGAACCTCCATCCTTAGGGTGGAAAACAAAGTGGTCAATGAGCTTGGAGAAGAAGTGCCGATCAATGAGGTAGGAGAGTTGGTTGTCAGAGGTCCGAATGTAATGAAGGGTTATTATAAAATGCCTGAAGAATCAGCCGCTGCCTTGAAAAATGGCTGGTTATATACAGGCGATTTAGCGAGGATGGATGATGAAGGCTATTTTTTCATTGTAGATCGTAAAAAGGAGCTTATCATCGTTGGTGGTTATAATGTCTATCCACGTGAAGTGGAGGAGATTCTGTATGCCCATCCTGAAGTAGTTGAGGCAGCAGCCATAGGCGTTCCCGATCCCAATCAAGGGGAAGTGGTTAAATGCTTTGTGGTAAAGAAAAACAATGCATTGACGGAGGAAGAACTGCTTGCTTATTGCATGGAACACTTGGCCAAATATAAGGTACCGGCAAAAATCGAGTTTTTGGATGAACTTCCTAAAAACGCGACTGGTAAAATATTACGTCGCTCCTTGAAAAACCATGTACTGCAAAACTGA
- the hemE gene encoding uroporphyrinogen decarboxylase — MSKEITNDTFLKAARGEKTDHVPVWYMRQAGRSQPEYRKLKEKYSLFEITHQPELCAYVTRLPVEQYDVDAAILYKDIMTPLPAIGVDVEIKSGIGPVISNPIQSVTDVEKLGELNPEKDIPYVLDTIKLLTTEQLSVPLIGFSGAPFTIASYMIEGGPSKNYNKTKAFMYSEPKAWFALMDKLADMIIVYVKSQIKAGVSAIQIFDSWVGALNVEDYRVFIKPIMTRIFSSLREENVPLIMFGVGASHLALEWNDLPIDVVGLDWRLPITEARQMGIQKTVQGNLDPALLLSSWDVIEERTRRILDQGMDRDGYIFNLGHGVFPSVNPETLKRLTAFIHEYSSKMK; from the coding sequence ATGTCTAAGGAAATTACGAATGATACATTTTTAAAAGCTGCAAGAGGAGAGAAAACGGATCATGTGCCTGTTTGGTATATGCGTCAGGCAGGCCGTTCACAGCCGGAATACCGTAAATTGAAAGAGAAGTACTCCCTTTTTGAGATCACTCATCAGCCGGAATTATGCGCTTATGTGACTAGATTGCCAGTTGAGCAATATGACGTAGACGCTGCGATTTTATATAAAGATATAATGACACCGCTGCCAGCCATTGGTGTGGATGTCGAGATTAAGTCCGGAATCGGTCCAGTCATATCCAATCCGATCCAATCGGTGACAGATGTTGAAAAATTAGGTGAATTGAATCCAGAGAAAGATATCCCATATGTGTTGGACACGATTAAATTATTGACCACGGAGCAATTGTCCGTTCCTTTGATCGGTTTCTCCGGTGCACCTTTCACCATTGCGTCATACATGATTGAAGGCGGCCCATCCAAAAACTACAATAAAACGAAAGCTTTCATGTATTCCGAGCCAAAGGCATGGTTTGCATTAATGGATAAGCTGGCGGATATGATCATCGTATATGTCAAGTCACAAATTAAAGCCGGCGTCAGTGCCATCCAAATCTTTGATTCATGGGTAGGTGCTTTGAACGTTGAAGATTACCGTGTGTTCATCAAGCCGATCATGACCCGTATCTTTTCTTCATTGCGTGAAGAAAATGTACCGCTAATCATGTTCGGGGTCGGCGCAAGTCACTTGGCACTTGAGTGGAATGATCTTCCGATTGATGTAGTCGGGCTCGATTGGAGATTGCCAATTACAGAAGCAAGACAAATGGGAATACAGAAAACGGTACAAGGTAATCTTGATCCTGCCCTTCTATTATCATCATGGGATGTTATAGAAGAACGGACGAGAAGAATCCTGGATCAGGGCATGGATCGGGATGGATACATCTTTAATCTGGGACATGGGGTTTTCCCTTCCGTAAATCCGGAAACACTGAAGAGGCTGACCGCTTTCATTCATGAATATTCATCAAAAATGAAGTAA
- a CDS encoding HD domain-containing protein, with protein sequence MRDVKLLDIFTHPIAQKYLNRSGLAHAIAVAYHAFHLANEYNVDPDIAAKAGLLHDMGHFTWYRNGKWDYDLYKQNDIHPIKGAERAHKLLIRLGENPIKAKTISLAILFHTDSFLPSNDIIRTPLQQVVKWADEKDEEEGGKHHYRKIDFPRAKESIMKLDTLIDEEQRKRLSS encoded by the coding sequence ATGAGAGATGTAAAGCTTTTGGATATTTTTACACATCCCATTGCTCAAAAATACTTGAACCGTTCAGGTCTGGCACATGCGATTGCGGTAGCATACCATGCGTTTCACTTAGCAAACGAATATAATGTCGACCCTGATATTGCTGCTAAAGCTGGACTTTTGCATGATATGGGTCATTTCACCTGGTATCGCAATGGTAAATGGGATTATGATCTGTATAAACAAAATGATATTCACCCCATCAAAGGTGCAGAACGAGCACATAAACTGTTAATCCGCTTGGGAGAAAACCCGATAAAGGCAAAGACCATTTCCCTCGCCATTTTATTTCACACCGATTCGTTCTTACCTTCAAATGATATTATTCGTACACCGCTTCAGCAAGTCGTCAAATGGGCTGACGAAAAAGATGAAGAAGAAGGTGGAAAACACCATTATCGCAAAATTGATTTTCCCCGGGCAAAGGAGAGCATCATGAAACTTGATACGCTCATAGATGAGGAACAAAGAAAAAGGCTATCATCCTGA
- a CDS encoding phosphatase PAP2 family protein, which yields MIKYSWVAMGFICLLLFFFLMQEVQSGRPLAFDSYIAKLFSVGENTFSFTFFKSITYLGKSKFIGFGSLLCVLYLWIIKKDYWTMAIFSIGMAGGDVLNGWIKNHIKRVRPENHLMEAAGFSFPSGHAMVGLIFFSMVAYLIMKEIKGNSLKWGVGIGFVCLVLLIGVSRIAMKVHFPTDILAGFALGAAYILTLFKLYKFLGPKVL from the coding sequence ATGATTAAATATTCCTGGGTTGCTATGGGTTTCATTTGCTTGTTGCTATTCTTTTTTTTGATGCAAGAAGTCCAGAGTGGGAGGCCTTTAGCGTTCGATTCATATATTGCGAAACTTTTTTCCGTAGGTGAGAATACCTTTTCGTTCACTTTCTTCAAGTCCATTACCTATCTAGGAAAATCCAAGTTCATTGGTTTTGGAAGCTTATTATGTGTTCTATATTTGTGGATAATAAAGAAGGATTATTGGACCATGGCCATCTTCTCTATCGGTATGGCCGGGGGGGATGTATTAAATGGGTGGATAAAAAATCATATTAAAAGAGTGCGCCCTGAAAATCATTTGATGGAGGCCGCTGGCTTCAGTTTTCCAAGTGGCCACGCAATGGTGGGCCTTATTTTCTTCAGTATGGTTGCTTATTTAATCATGAAAGAAATTAAAGGAAACTCTTTGAAATGGGGAGTGGGAATCGGTTTCGTTTGTCTGGTTCTGCTAATCGGGGTCAGCAGGATCGCTATGAAAGTCCATTTTCCAACTGATATCTTGGCAGGTTTTGCATTAGGAGCGGCATATATTTTAACCTTGTTTAAATTGTATAAATTCCTCGGACCTAAAGTGCTTTGA